A single region of the Gracilibacillus caseinilyticus genome encodes:
- a CDS encoding ABC transporter permease, giving the protein MNYFDLPLEQWTNDFVNGWLLPVTSGLFDRISDWIGAFIDGVTNLLIFIPPEIIAIVLILLAWKTAGKGVALFTLIGTIYLGSVDLWPESMQTLAIVLVSTIISVVLGVPIGILSAMNSIVNKIVKPILDFMQTLPIFVYLIPAILLFGLGGVPAVIATFVFAAPPAVRMTNLGIRQVPEEVVEASRAFGSTSSQLLFKVQLPLAIPTIMAGVNQTIMLALSMAVVASMIGAPGLGDTVLTGISTVNVGLGLTGGLGIVVIAIILDRITQGLGNKL; this is encoded by the coding sequence ATGAATTACTTCGACTTACCATTAGAACAATGGACGAACGATTTTGTAAATGGTTGGCTGCTTCCGGTAACCAGTGGTTTATTTGACCGCATCAGTGATTGGATTGGCGCTTTCATTGATGGTGTAACCAATCTATTAATCTTTATTCCACCGGAAATTATCGCCATTGTATTGATCTTGTTAGCATGGAAAACAGCCGGAAAAGGCGTGGCGTTATTTACGCTGATCGGTACCATATATCTAGGTTCAGTTGATTTATGGCCGGAGTCGATGCAAACACTAGCCATCGTACTCGTTTCTACCATTATATCCGTAGTACTTGGTGTGCCAATCGGTATTTTAAGTGCGATGAATTCAATAGTAAATAAAATAGTCAAACCAATTCTGGATTTTATGCAGACATTACCGATCTTTGTTTATTTAATTCCAGCTATTCTGTTATTTGGACTCGGCGGTGTCCCTGCCGTTATTGCAACCTTTGTCTTCGCAGCACCACCAGCTGTCAGAATGACAAACTTAGGAATCAGACAAGTACCAGAAGAAGTAGTAGAAGCATCCCGTGCCTTCGGTTCTACCTCTTCACAGCTATTATTCAAAGTACAGCTTCCATTAGCGATACCAACAATAATGGCTGGTGTCAATCAAACGATTATGCTTGCTCTATCAATGGCTGTTGTTGCATCCATGATTGGTGCACCAGGTCTTGGAGACACCGTATTAACAGGTATTTCAACTGTTAACGTTGGACTTGGTCTGACTGGTGGATTAGGAATAGTAGTTATCGCTATTATTCTTGACCGAATTACACAAGGACTAGGAAATAAATTATAA
- a CDS encoding carbohydrate ABC transporter permease, with product MKNSSYGEVVNESIKKKSGSKRSFDNPRNAPYIFLMPALIFFLLFTGYPIVYSFILSLQQSEGNVTTFAGLDNYIRLFQDPIFYESLSNTLIILVLQVPIMLFFALILAVLMNSTMLKAKGFFRVAYFSPAVASLVSAAVIFLLLLNPDYGLINYLLSFIGIDKIGWLNHPVWAKISIVLVMIWRWTGYNMVILLAGMQNISNDLYEAARIDGAGKVRQFFSITIPQLKPVILFTAIVSTIGTLQLFDEPYNLTGGGPVNATTTITMYLYQNAFEYFDFEYASAIAYVVVVLIALLSFIQFKLAGDDE from the coding sequence GTGAAGAATTCTTCTTATGGAGAAGTAGTTAATGAGTCAATCAAGAAAAAGAGTGGCAGCAAGCGATCCTTTGATAATCCGCGTAATGCACCCTATATTTTCCTGATGCCAGCATTGATTTTTTTCTTGTTGTTCACAGGATATCCGATTGTGTATTCCTTTATCTTAAGTTTGCAGCAATCAGAAGGGAATGTTACGACGTTTGCAGGTTTAGATAATTATATTCGGCTATTTCAGGATCCGATTTTCTATGAATCGCTTAGTAATACCTTGATTATATTAGTGCTTCAAGTACCAATTATGTTATTTTTTGCGCTGATATTAGCCGTGTTAATGAATTCGACCATGTTAAAAGCAAAAGGGTTTTTCCGTGTGGCTTATTTCTCACCTGCAGTGGCATCGCTAGTATCTGCAGCGGTTATCTTCTTGTTGCTATTAAACCCGGATTATGGCTTAATCAATTATTTATTGTCCTTTATAGGGATTGATAAAATTGGCTGGTTGAATCATCCGGTTTGGGCGAAGATATCCATCGTGCTCGTTATGATATGGAGATGGACTGGCTACAATATGGTTATTTTACTGGCAGGGATGCAAAATATTTCGAATGACTTGTATGAGGCGGCCCGCATTGATGGGGCAGGGAAGGTAAGACAGTTCTTCTCGATTACCATTCCACAGTTAAAGCCGGTTATTTTATTTACAGCAATTGTATCTACGATCGGTACGTTGCAGCTGTTTGATGAGCCATACAACCTCACAGGTGGTGGACCTGTTAATGCAACGACAACAATCACGATGTATTTATATCAGAATGCCTTTGAATATTTTGACTTCGAATATGCTTCTGCCATTGCATATGTGGTGGTCGTATTAATCGCACTGCTATCATTCATACAATTTAAACTGGCAGGTGATGATGAATGA
- a CDS encoding DoxX family protein — MPKHVTAHQLIRYAVGYVFIASAIMKLVISDFTGAFSSFGIPYPELIVLLVGLTELICGGLILFNYYVRQAAIPLFIIMVAAFFLTKAPILESGFFQFLFEARLDIVMLILLFILWKK; from the coding sequence ATGCCCAAACATGTGACTGCCCATCAATTAATTCGATATGCTGTTGGTTATGTCTTTATCGCTTCTGCTATAATGAAACTTGTGATTTCAGATTTCACTGGCGCATTTTCCAGTTTTGGGATTCCATATCCAGAGCTTATCGTACTGCTAGTCGGATTGACGGAATTGATCTGTGGTGGATTGATCCTTTTTAATTATTATGTCAGACAAGCAGCGATTCCATTATTTATTATTATGGTCGCAGCTTTCTTCCTTACGAAAGCGCCTATTCTGGAATCCGGCTTCTTTCAATTCTTGTTCGAAGCCCGATTAGATATTGTTATGCTCATTCTTTTATTTATACTTTGGAAAAAGTGA
- a CDS encoding iron-hydroxamate ABC transporter substrate-binding protein, giving the protein MKKVLLAFLFVTALILAACGSTDDSSSTDDASASESDSGENTNEEQGTEEEASSETITYEAEDGPIEIPSDPQRIVALANGPNVLALDGNVVGVDEWTYNNPLMEGKLDGIEVVSDENLEKIIELEPDLIIVGSWMKNIDKMKEIAPTIVSTWGSLNYLEQQVEVGKIINKEQEAKDWVEDFETRAKEAGEEIKAKIGEDATVSVFENDAKQLYVFGDNWARGTELLYQTMGLGMPEKVKEKALADGYYTLSLEVLPKFAGDYVVLSKNPDGDNSFFETETWNNIPAVENGQVLELNTKAITYSDPITMEYLLEEFQKFFLEE; this is encoded by the coding sequence TTGAAAAAAGTACTTTTAGCATTTTTGTTTGTAACAGCACTGATATTAGCGGCATGTGGCAGCACTGATGATTCGTCAAGCACAGACGACGCATCTGCATCTGAATCCGATTCAGGAGAAAATACTAATGAGGAGCAAGGAACAGAAGAAGAAGCTTCATCTGAAACGATTACATATGAAGCTGAGGATGGTCCTATCGAAATACCTTCTGACCCCCAACGTATTGTTGCGTTAGCTAACGGACCGAATGTACTTGCGTTAGATGGCAATGTTGTTGGTGTGGACGAATGGACATACAACAACCCATTAATGGAAGGTAAGTTAGATGGTATTGAAGTCGTATCTGATGAAAATTTAGAGAAAATCATCGAATTAGAACCAGACTTAATCATTGTTGGTTCCTGGATGAAAAACATCGATAAGATGAAAGAAATTGCACCAACCATTGTTTCTACATGGGGCAGCTTAAATTACTTAGAGCAGCAAGTGGAAGTTGGTAAAATCATTAACAAAGAGCAAGAAGCCAAAGATTGGGTAGAAGATTTCGAAACACGTGCGAAAGAGGCGGGCGAAGAGATCAAAGCGAAGATTGGTGAAGATGCCACCGTTTCAGTTTTCGAAAATGACGCGAAACAATTGTATGTATTCGGCGACAATTGGGCGCGTGGTACGGAGTTACTTTATCAAACAATGGGGTTAGGTATGCCTGAGAAGGTAAAAGAAAAAGCGTTGGCGGACGGATATTATACATTATCACTTGAAGTTCTTCCAAAGTTTGCGGGCGACTATGTTGTCTTGAGTAAGAACCCGGATGGGGATAATTCTTTCTTTGAAACAGAAACGTGGAACAATATTCCTGCTGTTGAAAATGGTCAAGTGCTTGAATTGAATACGAAAGCCATTACGTATAGTGACCCAATTACAATGGAATATCTGTTAGAAGAATTCCAGAAATTCTTTCTAGAAGAATAA
- a CDS encoding TerC family protein gives MDSIWLEYGWTLLVLIGLEGLLSADNALVLAVIAKHLPDDEKKKAINYGIIMAFVFRFGALFAISFIANVWQVQAIGAAYLIYLGLKHIIPAGKDVEEEAEKVDKPRQAFWPTVLKIGVADLAFAIDSILAAVALALALPASGLPDFGGMDAAKFIVVLLAGVSGLILIKFAATWFVKLLDARPGLETTAYTIVAWVGIKLAVITLSHPSVGVLDAHFPHSTLWTVIFWGVLLAIAVGGWFLSDNHSSKKMKEDTK, from the coding sequence TTGGATTCAATTTGGCTCGAGTATGGTTGGACATTATTAGTTTTAATAGGACTTGAAGGACTTTTATCAGCAGACAATGCGCTTGTATTGGCAGTTATTGCTAAGCATTTACCCGACGATGAGAAAAAGAAAGCTATTAATTACGGGATCATCATGGCTTTTGTTTTTCGATTTGGTGCGTTATTTGCTATATCATTTATCGCCAATGTTTGGCAGGTGCAGGCAATAGGTGCGGCTTACCTCATTTATCTTGGGTTGAAGCACATTATACCTGCTGGAAAAGACGTGGAGGAAGAAGCAGAAAAAGTCGACAAGCCTAGACAAGCCTTTTGGCCGACAGTGCTGAAAATTGGTGTGGCGGACCTGGCTTTTGCAATAGATTCCATTCTTGCCGCAGTAGCGTTGGCATTAGCATTACCAGCCTCTGGTTTACCAGACTTTGGTGGTATGGATGCAGCTAAGTTTATCGTTGTTTTATTAGCAGGTGTTTCTGGACTTATTTTAATCAAATTCGCTGCAACCTGGTTTGTGAAATTATTGGATGCACGACCTGGTTTAGAAACAACGGCATATACGATCGTTGCCTGGGTTGGAATCAAGCTGGCAGTCATTACGCTGTCACATCCATCAGTTGGCGTATTAGATGCACACTTCCCACACAGTACCTTGTGGACAGTTATATTCTGGGGAGTTTTACTAGCAATTGCTGTAGGTGGCTGGTTCTTATCAGATAACCACTCTTCAAAGAAAATGAAGGAAGATACGAAGTGA
- a CDS encoding carbohydrate ABC transporter permease has product MRVSGLQKTLFYTVLILLVILTIGPYYWMLVGATNPTGNMLNTPPSFIPGDYFLENLRSLLSQIDIWRSLFNSAVTAVSFTFISGIICAAAGFAFAKYQFKGRNIIFALFLLSMMVPYQALVVPQFQLFASFNLLNSYTAIILPQIAYPFAIFLMRQNMQSIPTALIEAARIDGSSETGIFFKIVLPTMIPAIAAVSIFLFTHQWNNFLWPLITITTQDMYTLPVALATLAGLETVDYGVLMMGAAISVLPIFIAFLFLQRYFIAGIIGGSVKE; this is encoded by the coding sequence ATGAGAGTAAGTGGACTGCAGAAAACACTATTCTATACGGTGTTGATTTTATTAGTGATACTGACGATTGGTCCTTATTACTGGATGCTGGTAGGTGCAACGAATCCAACCGGCAATATGTTAAATACACCTCCGAGTTTTATACCGGGTGATTACTTTTTGGAGAATTTAAGAAGCTTATTGAGTCAAATCGATATTTGGCGATCCTTATTCAATTCGGCGGTAACAGCGGTGAGCTTTACGTTTATCAGTGGTATTATCTGTGCGGCGGCTGGCTTCGCTTTTGCAAAGTATCAATTTAAAGGAAGAAATATCATTTTCGCCTTGTTTTTATTATCGATGATGGTGCCATATCAGGCGTTGGTTGTGCCGCAATTCCAATTATTTGCGAGCTTTAATTTGCTGAACTCCTATACTGCAATTATTTTGCCACAAATTGCTTATCCGTTCGCGATCTTTCTTATGAGGCAGAATATGCAATCGATACCGACGGCGCTGATCGAGGCAGCAAGGATTGATGGCAGTAGTGAAACAGGGATTTTCTTTAAAATTGTATTGCCAACAATGATACCGGCAATAGCTGCTGTGTCTATTTTCTTATTCACCCATCAGTGGAACAACTTCTTGTGGCCGCTGATTACAATTACGACCCAGGATATGTATACCCTTCCTGTTGCACTGGCCACGCTGGCCGGTCTGGAAACAGTAGATTACGGTGTATTAATGATGGGGGCGGCGATTTCTGTATTGCCGATATTTATCGCCTTTTTATTCTTGCAGCGTTATTTCATAGCAGGGATTATCGGAGGGTCTGTTAAAGAATAA
- a CDS encoding ParM/StbA family protein: MSQTRIAAIDVGNDSVKAIFGEMEREVHLPNIIARDTEDRPVIGIEDLDEKDPADGLHIRIHSPALKENNAIYRVGNLATKASNSTELDPGSSKSEEDQTLVMLLSTIALDAAKAYSSSSNQVIEANYTLGTGLPLREVKEGKDAGYRSKLIGSVHQVEFLVTPQHQGKKINIRFDEAKVYPEGFAAFINLVMDKDLKIINKKLIDKQILIQDIGGLSTDIAVIRNRTVDDDKAQGFNLGVSESLETIREEIFTKHGVELDSRRDVVDIITRKNDRNHIMVKGSRTSVHDTTDRLLLELAKKQYRLLRNVWQKNSQSEICYFVGGGSNVLKEYIKTLNNNLDGYNIEFFEDEKESIWMMANAYYKLVMEYLIKTEDTRKEKKESQPQQS, from the coding sequence ATGAGTCAAACAAGAATAGCAGCAATAGACGTAGGTAATGATTCTGTTAAGGCAATTTTTGGAGAAATGGAAAGAGAGGTACATCTTCCAAATATTATCGCAAGAGATACGGAAGATCGTCCTGTTATTGGAATAGAAGATTTAGATGAGAAAGATCCTGCAGATGGGTTACATATTCGTATACATTCACCAGCACTAAAAGAGAACAATGCTATTTACCGTGTAGGGAATCTAGCAACGAAAGCTAGCAACTCCACGGAACTTGATCCAGGCAGCAGCAAATCGGAAGAAGACCAGACGTTGGTCATGCTGTTATCAACGATCGCTTTAGATGCAGCAAAAGCTTATTCTTCAAGCTCGAATCAAGTGATTGAAGCCAATTATACGCTGGGAACTGGATTGCCATTACGTGAGGTGAAGGAAGGCAAGGATGCTGGTTATCGTTCAAAACTGATTGGATCGGTACACCAAGTAGAATTCCTCGTTACGCCACAGCATCAGGGCAAGAAAATCAACATTCGATTTGATGAAGCAAAAGTGTATCCAGAAGGCTTCGCTGCTTTCATTAACCTTGTAATGGACAAGGACTTAAAAATCATCAACAAAAAACTGATCGATAAGCAAATATTGATTCAGGATATTGGTGGTCTTTCCACAGATATAGCTGTGATTCGTAACCGTACCGTTGACGATGATAAAGCACAAGGCTTTAACCTTGGCGTGTCTGAATCACTTGAGACGATTCGTGAAGAAATCTTTACGAAGCACGGTGTCGAATTAGACAGCCGTCGTGATGTGGTCGACATTATTACGAGAAAGAATGATCGAAATCATATCATGGTGAAAGGCAGCCGGACGAGCGTGCACGATACGACAGACAGATTACTGCTGGAATTAGCGAAGAAGCAGTATCGCCTGTTACGTAACGTATGGCAAAAGAACTCTCAATCTGAAATTTGTTATTTCGTTGGCGGTGGTTCTAATGTCCTCAAAGAATATATAAAGACATTAAATAACAACCTGGATGGCTATAACATTGAATTCTTTGAAGATGAAAAAGAAAGCATCTGGATGATGGCAAATGCTTATTATAAACTGGTTATGGAGTATTTGATCAAAACAGAAGATACGCGGAAAGAGAAGAAAGAATCACAACCGCAACAATCATAA
- a CDS encoding quaternary amine ABC transporter ATP-binding protein: MNKIEVNQLTKVFGSHPQQGLKLLKEGKQKDQILEDTGMTVGVSQSSFSVKPGEIFVIMGLSGSGKSTLIRLVNRLIEPTDGEVLIDGEDITKMDKKALTETRRQKLGMVFQKFGLLPHRNVLQNVAYGLELQGISKQEREERAKQTLLDVGLKGYEDSLPSQLSGGMQQRVGLARALTNDPDILLMDEAFSALDPIIRTEMQDELLKLQNKLGKTVLFITHDLDEALKLGDRIAIMKDGRIVQVGTAEEILENPANDYVTKFVKDVDRSKVLEASHVMKKPKVLTTYKDGPRMAVRKMEEAGVSSIFVVDKQDNYKGLLTIDDAIRAHKEGLTIEEVLVEEVYTTAPTTPLDDLIGIAADTKYPIAVLDDGALLGIISRVSILSGLVLGKEKPSEGATS, encoded by the coding sequence ATGAATAAAATAGAAGTTAATCAATTAACCAAAGTTTTCGGTTCACATCCTCAACAAGGATTAAAACTGTTAAAAGAAGGTAAACAAAAGGATCAAATTTTAGAAGATACTGGAATGACGGTAGGTGTAAGCCAATCTTCATTTTCCGTAAAACCTGGTGAGATCTTCGTAATCATGGGTCTATCCGGTAGTGGTAAATCAACGCTTATTCGTCTGGTAAACCGTCTAATCGAACCAACTGATGGAGAAGTTTTAATCGACGGTGAAGATATTACCAAAATGGACAAAAAAGCACTTACGGAAACAAGAAGACAGAAATTAGGGATGGTATTCCAGAAATTCGGTTTATTGCCACACCGTAACGTACTGCAAAACGTCGCTTACGGATTAGAGCTTCAAGGGATTTCAAAACAAGAGCGTGAAGAACGAGCGAAGCAAACACTTCTAGATGTCGGCCTTAAAGGCTATGAAGACAGTCTTCCAAGCCAGCTTAGTGGTGGTATGCAACAGCGTGTAGGTTTGGCTCGTGCTTTAACAAATGACCCTGACATTCTACTAATGGATGAAGCGTTCAGTGCATTAGACCCGATCATTCGTACAGAAATGCAGGATGAATTATTGAAGCTGCAAAACAAATTAGGAAAAACTGTTCTTTTCATTACACACGATTTAGACGAAGCATTGAAGCTTGGCGATCGTATTGCGATTATGAAAGATGGTCGTATCGTACAAGTTGGTACGGCAGAAGAAATTCTAGAGAACCCGGCCAATGATTATGTGACGAAATTCGTTAAAGACGTTGATCGCTCCAAAGTACTGGAAGCATCTCACGTCATGAAAAAACCAAAAGTCCTGACCACTTACAAAGATGGTCCACGTATGGCTGTCCGCAAAATGGAAGAAGCCGGTGTATCCAGTATTTTTGTAGTTGACAAGCAGGATAACTATAAGGGACTGCTTACCATTGATGATGCGATTCGCGCTCATAAAGAAGGACTTACAATTGAAGAAGTACTTGTAGAAGAAGTCTACACTACTGCGCCTACCACTCCATTAGACGATTTAATCGGGATTGCTGCAGACACAAAATATCCAATTGCAGTTCTAGACGATGGCGCGTTACTAGGTATTATTTCAAGAGTTTCTATTCTTTCTGGTCTTGTACTAGGAAAAGAAAAACCATCTGAGGGGGCGACTTCATGA
- a CDS encoding CocE/NonD family hydrolase, with protein sequence MEQIIVDREVPCELRDGVKLYANIYRPSDEGTYPVLLCRLPYNKNLPDFSHRYVDPFRLAMSGYIVIIQDVRGRFASEGEFRPFAQEVEDGYDAVEWAAALPYSNGKVGMFGLSYYGFTQIYGTLEQPPSLKVIFPAMTGNITGDAFNQNGVFQFAASETWILDSVAMDYLKRKQTAEQYTETVKEIIHDLNHIEEWHDYKPVQEWPPVMKHPELRDLFEKYINNQLVDEVKNKSYNHEQALNLPAFHLAGWYDNFLNQTILNYEDMSKLNDNQKLIIGPWAHGMFHADIGERSFGISSSGYAIDGKEDITSLHIKWFDRWLKGKETTILDSKDPVHIFTMGTNTWRSEPAWPIPETQYTPFYLHSDGEAHQTSGSLSTEMPGEEKVDTFVYDPHNPVPTNGGGVLFYNGRNAGPRDQSVIEQRDDVLVYTSEPLTDALEVTGWIKANIWASSDAPDTDFTVKLVDVAPDGTAYNLADGIVRAKWRNGSEEAAPLTGEIVEYELDLWATSNVFLPGHAIRIEVSSSNYPWYDVNPNTGETLMTTDKMVTADQVIYHDSEHPSSITLPVIPKSE encoded by the coding sequence ATGGAACAAATTATTGTGGATAGAGAAGTACCATGTGAACTAAGAGATGGTGTAAAGCTGTACGCTAACATTTATCGTCCGAGTGATGAAGGTACATATCCTGTACTTTTATGCCGTTTACCATATAATAAAAACCTTCCTGATTTTTCACATCGTTATGTGGACCCGTTCCGATTAGCGATGAGTGGTTACATCGTGATTATTCAAGATGTGAGAGGACGCTTCGCATCTGAAGGCGAATTCCGACCTTTTGCACAAGAAGTTGAAGACGGTTACGACGCAGTGGAGTGGGCCGCAGCCTTACCTTATTCCAATGGAAAAGTAGGGATGTTTGGTTTGTCTTATTACGGATTCACCCAAATATACGGAACATTAGAACAGCCGCCATCCTTAAAGGTAATTTTCCCAGCAATGACAGGTAACATTACTGGCGATGCCTTTAACCAAAATGGTGTATTCCAGTTCGCTGCTTCTGAAACGTGGATACTCGATTCTGTAGCTATGGATTATTTGAAACGAAAACAAACAGCGGAACAATATACCGAAACGGTTAAAGAGATCATCCATGACCTTAATCATATTGAAGAATGGCATGATTACAAGCCAGTTCAAGAATGGCCACCTGTTATGAAACATCCGGAATTACGTGACCTCTTCGAAAAGTACATCAACAATCAATTAGTAGATGAAGTGAAGAATAAATCCTATAATCATGAGCAGGCATTAAACTTGCCGGCCTTCCATTTAGCTGGCTGGTATGATAACTTCTTAAATCAAACGATTTTAAATTACGAAGACATGAGCAAGCTCAATGACAATCAGAAACTGATCATCGGTCCATGGGCTCATGGTATGTTCCATGCTGATATTGGTGAGCGTTCCTTCGGTATCTCCAGCTCCGGCTATGCTATCGACGGGAAAGAAGACATTACTTCCCTGCATATCAAATGGTTTGACCGTTGGCTGAAGGGCAAAGAAACAACGATATTAGATAGCAAAGATCCTGTTCATATTTTTACAATGGGGACTAATACATGGCGTTCTGAACCAGCCTGGCCTATTCCGGAGACGCAATATACACCATTTTATTTGCATAGTGATGGAGAAGCACATCAGACCTCCGGCAGTTTATCAACGGAAATGCCAGGTGAAGAAAAAGTAGATACCTTTGTCTATGACCCACACAACCCAGTGCCAACAAATGGCGGAGGCGTATTATTTTATAATGGAAGAAATGCAGGTCCTCGTGACCAATCAGTGATCGAGCAACGAGATGACGTGCTTGTTTATACGTCTGAGCCACTAACAGATGCCTTGGAGGTGACAGGCTGGATCAAAGCAAATATTTGGGCTTCATCTGACGCACCAGATACAGATTTCACCGTTAAATTAGTCGATGTAGCTCCTGATGGTACAGCCTATAATCTAGCAGACGGCATTGTAAGAGCTAAATGGCGTAACGGATCAGAAGAAGCTGCACCACTAACAGGAGAAATTGTCGAATATGAACTAGATCTGTGGGCTACCAGTAACGTCTTTTTACCCGGCCACGCGATTCGAATCGAAGTGTCATCCAGTAATTATCCATGGTATGACGTCAATCCGAATACCGGCGAAACCCTTATGACGACTGATAAAATGGTAACAGCAGACCAAGTAATTTATCATGACAGCGAGCATCCATCTTCGATCACGCTGCCAGTTATTCCGAAATCGGAGTAA
- a CDS encoding thioesterase family protein: MPSNFTYQDIVRNEWVDYNGHMNDAAYAKGFSLAVDALIDHIGLDEQARAKLSYSIFTLETHVCYLQEANEKQDINVTLQLLNKDAKRLHVFFEMYVRQDNEQHLIATSEQMLMGMDMEQGRPAPFPETIAEAIETIWNNHKHLAAPKQAGRQIGIK; the protein is encoded by the coding sequence ATGCCGAGTAACTTCACATATCAGGACATTGTCCGCAATGAATGGGTAGACTATAACGGTCATATGAATGATGCAGCCTACGCGAAAGGATTTAGTCTGGCGGTGGATGCATTGATCGACCACATCGGGCTGGATGAACAGGCTCGTGCGAAGTTAAGCTATTCCATTTTCACATTAGAAACACACGTCTGTTACTTGCAGGAAGCAAACGAAAAACAAGACATCAACGTAACATTACAGTTATTAAATAAAGATGCGAAACGTCTTCACGTATTTTTCGAAATGTATGTGCGTCAGGATAATGAACAGCATCTTATTGCCACAAGTGAGCAAATGCTGATGGGGATGGATATGGAGCAAGGAAGACCTGCACCTTTTCCAGAAACAATAGCAGAAGCCATCGAAACAATATGGAACAACCATAAACATTTGGCAGCCCCTAAACAAGCAGGAAGACAAATCGGGATAAAATAA
- a CDS encoding glycine betaine ABC transporter substrate-binding protein: MKKLLLSLLALTMVLVMAACGSSSEDTSGSDNEASAEDKTITLGVTPWTSTVPPTEIAKLIFEDMGYTVEETSADAGSVYVGLSRGDIDVFMDAWLPVHQTYLDEYSDSIEETATSYAPAAAGLVVPTYMEDINKVSDLKGKEDMFDNTLYSIEKGASVTGVLNDAIDQYGLDLKQVNSSEGGMLAQAMKLMQQEEAVLFYGWRPHTMFNKLDIKILEDDMKVLDTASVHVVTNKELKDNASDAYEFLSNWSIPIDDVEAMIKKIEDDGEDPKKVAQEWIDNNQDKVNEMLGK, from the coding sequence ATGAAAAAACTATTATTAAGTTTATTAGCTCTTACCATGGTACTAGTGATGGCAGCCTGTGGGTCATCCTCAGAAGATACATCAGGCAGTGACAATGAAGCATCCGCAGAGGACAAAACCATTACATTAGGTGTAACACCTTGGACAAGTACAGTACCTCCAACAGAAATTGCGAAACTAATTTTTGAAGATATGGGATATACTGTAGAAGAAACAAGCGCTGACGCAGGTAGTGTATATGTAGGCTTATCACGCGGAGACATTGACGTATTTATGGATGCTTGGCTTCCAGTTCACCAGACATACCTTGATGAATACAGTGATTCTATTGAAGAAACAGCAACAAGCTATGCACCAGCAGCTGCTGGACTAGTAGTACCGACTTATATGGAAGATATTAATAAAGTGTCTGACTTAAAAGGCAAAGAAGACATGTTTGATAACACCCTTTATTCTATTGAAAAAGGTGCTAGTGTAACAGGCGTTCTTAACGATGCAATCGATCAATATGGTTTAGATTTAAAGCAAGTTAACTCTTCAGAAGGTGGTATGCTTGCACAGGCAATGAAGCTTATGCAGCAAGAAGAAGCCGTTCTTTTTTATGGCTGGAGACCACACACGATGTTCAACAAACTTGACATTAAAATTTTAGAAGATGATATGAAGGTACTTGATACAGCATCTGTACACGTTGTAACGAATAAAGAATTAAAAGACAATGCATCAGATGCATATGAATTTTTAAGCAATTGGAGCATTCCAATCGATGATGTAGAAGCAATGATTAAGAAGATTGAAGATGATGGTGAAGATCCAAAAAAAGTAGCACAAGAATGGATCGACAATAATCAAGATAAAGTAAACGAAATGTTAGGGAAGTAG
- a CDS encoding PspC domain-containing protein, which produces MKLKRSATDTSLHGVCGGIAALTGIYSFAIRLLFVVTFPGSFWIYIILANTLECELPALKP; this is translated from the coding sequence TTGAAGTTAAAAAGGTCTGCCACTGATACTTCTTTACACGGTGTTTGTGGCGGTATTGCTGCATTAACCGGAATATACTCCTTCGCGATCAGGCTTCTTTTTGTCGTAACTTTTCCGGGTTCTTTCTGGATATATATTATTCTTGCCAACACATTAGAATGTGAATTACCTGCACTTAAACCGTAG